In Candidatus Sodalis pierantonius str. SOPE, one DNA window encodes the following:
- the ptsI gene encoding phosphoenolpyruvate-protein phosphotransferase PtsI: MISGILASPGIAFGKALLLKEDEIVINRKKITADQVEPEVERFLAGRAKASAQLEAIKTKAGETFGEEKEAIFEGHIMLLEDEELEQDIIALIKEDLASADAAVYTVIETQAKALEELDDEYLKERATDVRDIGKRLLRNILAMPIIDLSAISEEAVLVAVDLTPSETAQLNLDKVLGFVTDIGGRTSHTSIMARSLELPAIVGTGNITKQVANGDYLILDAINNQIYINPEPAVIEELKALQSQYAAEKSELAKLKDLPAVTLDGHQVEVCANIGTVRDVAGAERNGAEGVGLYRTEFLFMDRDSLPSEEEQFQAYKAVAESMPTGSIIVRTMDIGGDKDLPYMNLPKEDNPFLGWRAIRIGLDRKEMLHAQLRAILRASAFGKLRIMYPMIISVEEVRILKHELSLLKAQLREEGKAFDEGIEVGVMVETPAAAVIARHLAQEVDFFSIGTNDLTQYTLAVDRGNELISHLYNPMSPAVLTLIKQVIDASHAAGKWTGMCGELAGDERATLLLLGMGLDEFSMSAISIPRIKKIIRNTNFGDAKALAEEALAQPTVEELMNLVNKFIEEKTLC; the protein is encoded by the coding sequence GAAGATGAGATTGTCATCAACCGGAAAAAGATCACCGCGGACCAGGTCGAACCGGAAGTTGAACGTTTTCTTGCCGGACGCGCCAAAGCCTCCGCGCAGCTGGAAGCGATCAAAACCAAAGCGGGTGAAACCTTCGGTGAGGAAAAGGAAGCCATCTTCGAAGGCCATATCATGTTATTGGAAGACGAAGAGCTTGAGCAGGACATCATAGCCCTTATCAAAGAAGACCTCGCCAGCGCGGATGCTGCCGTGTATACCGTGATAGAAACGCAGGCGAAAGCGCTGGAAGAACTCGACGACGAATACCTCAAAGAACGCGCCACCGACGTGCGCGATATCGGTAAACGTTTACTGCGCAATATTCTCGCTATGCCGATCATCGACCTGAGCGCCATCAGCGAGGAAGCCGTGCTGGTCGCGGTGGATTTGACACCGTCGGAAACCGCGCAGCTGAATCTGGATAAAGTGTTGGGCTTCGTCACCGATATCGGCGGCCGGACCTCCCATACATCCATTATGGCGCGCTCGCTAGAGCTGCCGGCGATTGTTGGGACGGGTAACATCACCAAGCAGGTCGCCAACGGCGATTATTTGATTCTGGACGCTATCAACAACCAGATTTATATCAACCCCGAACCGGCGGTGATTGAAGAACTGAAAGCGCTGCAAAGCCAATACGCCGCCGAGAAGAGCGAACTGGCCAAGCTTAAGGATCTGCCCGCCGTCACGCTTGACGGCCATCAGGTGGAAGTCTGCGCCAATATCGGCACCGTGCGCGACGTGGCGGGCGCCGAACGCAACGGCGCGGAAGGCGTGGGCCTGTATCGCACCGAGTTCCTGTTTATGGATCGCGATTCATTGCCCAGCGAAGAGGAGCAGTTCCAGGCTTACAAAGCGGTGGCCGAATCCATGCCCACCGGTTCGATTATCGTGCGCACCATGGATATCGGCGGCGACAAAGATTTGCCCTATATGAATCTGCCGAAAGAGGACAACCCGTTCCTCGGCTGGCGCGCTATCCGCATCGGGCTTGATCGTAAAGAGATGCTGCACGCGCAGCTGCGCGCCATTCTGCGCGCCTCGGCGTTCGGCAAGCTGCGCATCATGTATCCGATGATCATTTCCGTAGAAGAAGTGCGCATCCTGAAGCATGAACTCTCGCTGTTGAAAGCGCAGCTGCGCGAAGAGGGCAAGGCCTTCGACGAGGGCATCGAAGTCGGCGTGATGGTGGAAACACCCGCCGCCGCGGTGATCGCCCGTCATCTGGCCCAGGAAGTCGATTTCTTTAGTATTGGGACAAACGACCTGACCCAGTATACTCTTGCCGTGGATCGCGGTAATGAGCTTATTTCTCATCTGTATAATCCCATGTCTCCGGCGGTACTGACATTAATTAAGCAAGTCATTGACGCGTCTCACGCTGCGGGCAAATGGACCGGTATGTGCGGCGAGCTGGCGGGAGATGAACGTGCTACACTACTGTTATTAGGGATGGGACTGGATGAATTCAGCATGAGTGCTATCTCTATCCCGCGCATCAAGAAAATTATTCGTAATACCAATTTTGGCGATGCAAAGGCATTAGCAGAGGAAGCATTAGCTCAGCCAACAGTGGAAGAGTTGATGAATCTGGTCAACAAATTTATTGAAGAAAAAACGCTCTGCTGA
- the crr gene encoding PTS glucose transporter subunit IIA yields the protein MGLFDKLKSLVSDDKKDTGSIEIVAPLSGEIVNIEDVPDVVFAEKIVGDGIAIKPSGNKMVAPVDGTIGKIFETNHAFSIESDSGIELFVHFGIDTVELKGEGFRRIAEEGQRVKKGDVVIEFDLPLLEEKAKSTLTPVVISNMDEIKELVKLSGSVVVGETLIIRIRK from the coding sequence ATGGGTTTGTTCGATAAACTGAAATCTCTGGTTTCCGATGATAAGAAAGACACGGGAAGCATTGAAATAGTTGCACCTCTTTCGGGGGAAATTGTAAACATTGAAGATGTTCCTGACGTGGTTTTCGCTGAAAAGATCGTGGGCGATGGGATCGCCATCAAGCCCAGCGGCAATAAAATGGTCGCCCCGGTAGACGGCACGATCGGCAAAATTTTCGAGACTAATCACGCTTTCTCCATCGAATCCGACAGCGGCATTGAGCTGTTCGTCCATTTCGGTATCGATACCGTTGAGCTGAAAGGCGAAGGATTCCGCCGTATCGCTGAAGAAGGTCAACGTGTGAAAAAAGGTGACGTTGTGATCGAGTTTGATCTGCCGTTGCTGGAAGAAAAAGCGAAATCGACCCTGACGCCGGTAGTGATTTCCAATATGGATGAAATCAAAGAGCTGGTGAAATTGTCCGGCAGCGTCGTGGTCGGTGAAACGCTGATCATACGTATCCGCAAGTAG